The genome window TCCTCTGCCGCCTGACGCGAGGCGATCGCTGCGCGGAAGCGGCTGCCTGCCACCAGCCGGGCGGCTTCGGCGGTGGAGCTGGTGGGCAACTGCAGGGCATCGGGCAGGTGTTCCGCCAGCCACTGGCTGCACTGGGCCAGGGCCTGGGGATGGGAGAGCACCTCGCTCACCCGGTCGATCGGACCGCTGCCCAGCAGGGCATGGCGGATCGGCAGCACCAACGCCCGGCGGATCTGCAGGTCGGAGTGCTCCCAGAGCACATCAAGGCAGGCGGTGACGCCGCCCTCCACCGAATTCTCCACCGGAACCACGGCAGCACTGCAGCCACCGTCGGCGAGGGCCTTGACCACAGCACGAATGCTGCCCTGCGGGACGAATTCCGGATCCTGGAAGCCTTCCAGGGCAGCGAACTGGCGCGCCGCCTGTTCTCCGTAGGTGCCGGCGGGTCCGAGGAAGGCGAGACGCATGGGGGAAAGGGAGCGCAGACCGGTGGATAGGATCATCCTCCGCCGGCCTCCCCAGGCGATGTCTCTGGCCTTCAGCGCCAGCCAGCAGCTCACCTTGCCGGTTCACGGGCAGGCCGAGCAGCTGGCCGATTACCTCGATGACGAACAGCGGGTGATCCGGGCCTTGCTGGAACCGCGCCAGCTCACGCCGCTCAGTCCTGGCCACTACCAGTACGAAGTGAGCGGATTCAAGGTGTTTCAACTGCAGGTGCAGCCGGTGGTGCAGTTGCAGGCCC of Synechococcus sp. MW101C3 contains these proteins:
- the pheA gene encoding prephenate dehydratase; the protein is MRLAFLGPAGTYGEQAARQFAALEGFQDPEFVPQGSIRAVVKALADGGCSAAVVPVENSVEGGVTACLDVLWEHSDLQIRRALVLPIRHALLGSGPIDRVSEVLSHPQALAQCSQWLAEHLPDALQLPTSSTAEAARLVAGSRFRAAIASRQAAEEHGLEVLAYPVNDVIGNCTRFLLLQKEGGPAEGSTHCSLAFSLHANSPGALLEALSCFAHRQLNMSRIESRPSKREMGEYLFFVDLERPAAGEALQQAIEELRGLCQHLALFGAYPLTNLAEEERSPAG